The nucleotide sequence TGGCCAGAGACATGGCCCAGCCGCTGGCCTTCATCCTCGATGTCCCTGAGACCCCGGGGGACCAGGGGTAAGTgctctggggctgggggctggaggctGGAATGTTCCACCCCTCACGGAGAGGTCACCTGAGCAGGGGCCGCTGGAAGGAGAGAGGCGGCTGTAGCCTGactgcccccccaccccgccaACCCCCTCAGCAGCCAGGAGCCCAGCCCCTACGATGAAAGCGAAGTGCACGACTCCTTCCACCAGCTCATCCAAGAACAGAGCCAGTGGGCGGCCCAGGAggggctggagctgcagcagaggGAGCAGGAGGCCACAGGTAAGCCCAGGCCTGGATGCTGGGCAGTGTGGACCAATACTTGGGTGCCCCAGCCCCTCAGGATGGGTCTCCCAGCTCTGCAGGcctgggatggggtgggagacACTGTGGCCAACAGCATCTCCAGGACCCCGGCGAGTCTGTCTGTCTTTGTAGGGAGTGGCCAGCAGACGCTCCGGCGGCCCGAGGGCACCCAGAGCACGGCCACACTCCGCATCCTGGCCAGCATGCCCAGCCGCACCATTGGTGAGTGGGGGCCCCGGCCCGAGTTGATCCCAgcccctggggctgggctgggcttccCGCCAGGCACCTCCCTGGGTAGCGGTTGCTCCCGTAGCTCAGAGCCAGGCCCAGGGCGGGCTCCTAGCCCACCCCATCTGTCGCTTGGAGGCCCAGCACAGCCCCATGTGGCCCTCTTTGGGTTCTAAAAATGACTCCAGAGTCGTCACGGGGTAAAAATAGGCTTTCGGAACGCAGTGGTGCCCGAAGTCTTTGTTGAAAGGATTTTCCTGGGTCCTGGGAAGGGATGAGGGACggggaggcctgtggtgagcccttcctggagggagggaggccgggccttgcctggcctggccctgcccagcTGCCTCCGTAGGCCGCAGCCGAGGCGCCATCATCTCCCAGTACTACAGCCGCACCGTGCAGCTTCGGCGAAGGAGCAGCCGGCCCCTGCTCGGGAACTTCGTCCTCTCTGCCCGGCCCAGCCTCCGCCTGTACGACCTGGAGCTGGACCCCACAGcccgggaggaggagggtgagtgGGCATCGGAGCCCCAGTCCCAGGCGGACACCGGCCTGAGGTGGGGTGCAGGAGGCCAGCGTGGCTGGGGGGGGGGTGCTGGGGTGCCGCAGAGCCAGAGGTCCCTCTCCTATCCCTTAGCCGCTGCCTGAAGGCTCCCCCGTCCCTCTGCAGGGACCCACAGGGACAGGGAAGTGGGGGTCTTACCTCACAAGCGTCTTGGAGTGCTTGGCAGGTTGTGGCCCTGGGCCCCGAGTCGGGGACTGTAGGGGAATCAGGCCCCTCTGCTCTGTGAGCTCCCTGCTTGTCGCAGTGGCTGACTGAAGCAAACACATGGATTGGTGATTTAAGCTCAAATAAGGGCACCAAGGTGTCTCGGGACAGTGCCGCAGGGACGCACAGGCCTGTCCAGGGTCCTTGCTGCAGGTGGCAGGGAGGGGCACTTGAGGATGGGCAGGACCTGCCTCTCCCTCTCGCAGAGAAGCAGAGCCTCCTGGTGAAGGAGCTCCAGAGCCTGGCGGTGGCACAGCGGGACCACATGCTCCGAGGGATGCCCTTAAGCCTGGCTGAGAAACGCAGCCTGCGGTGAGCAGCCCCGCCCCTGACCCCATCCCTGCTTCTGCACCCCCAGACCCACTTCCTCAGCTGGGCTGGGTGGTGGGGGAGAAGGGGCTAAGCCGGTGGGTGACTGGTCTCCAGGAAGGAGAGAGTCAGGCCCCTCATTGGTCCAGGCACTTATGGCTGCCTCTGTCCCCAGAGAGAAGAGCAGGACCCCGAGGGGGAAGTGGAGGGGCCAGCAGGGCAGCGGCGGGGTCTGCTCCTGCTGTGGCCGGCTCAGATATGCCTGCGTGCTGGTAGGGGCCCCTGGTCTGCCCTGGGGCTGGGGCGGCCTCGGTGCCTCCAACGGCCTCACCCTCACGGCCTCTCCGCCTGTGCCCGCAGGCCTTGCACAGCCTGGGGCTGgcgctgctctccagcctgcagGCCCTGACGCCATGGCGCTATGCCCTGAAGCGCATCGGGGGCCAGTTCGGCTCCAGCGTGCTCTCCTACTTCCTCTTCCTCAAGACCCTGCTGGCTTTCAACGCcctcctgcagctgctgctggtggCCTTCATCGTGGGCCCGCAGGTCGCCTTCCCGCCTGCCCTGCCGGGCCCTGCCCCCATCTGCACAGGCCTGGAGCTCCTCACAGGCGCGGTGAGGAAGCCCTAGGACTGGGGTACAGGGGGGTGCCTGTCTTTTGCTGCCCTGGCACCGTGTCCCCTTCTTGTCCCAGCTTCCCTGGGCCCCCAACCCTTGGCCCGCTGTGACTCCAGGTGGCCACAGCCAGCTCCCCGCCTCCCCTTCAATGCCCCCTGATGCCCATCGTGCTGGGGTTCCCATGGGGTTGGGAGACCCAAGATTGCTGTGGCCATGGGCCCTCCCTGTTTCCCTCTCGGCCCCTGCCTGGCTGCCTcctgctctgcctctgtggttgTCAGGCCTGAGGGTGGGGTGTGGTATGGGGAGAACCCTGACTCGCTGGCTCTCCCTGTGGCAGGGTTGCTTCACCCACACCGTCATGTTCTACGGCCACTACAGTAATGCCACGCTGAACCAGCCGTGTGGCAGCCCCCTGGACGGCAGCCAGTGCACACCCAGGGCGGGCGGCCTGCCCTACAACATGCCCCTGGCCTACCTCTACACTGTGGGCGCGGGCTTCTTCATCACCTGCATCACCCTGGTGTACAGGTAACGTCTCTATCTCATGACCTGGGCTCCGAgctccactcatccatccattcatcctttcGTCCATTCgttgattcttccctctttcctttcttccttctatcCATCTACCTGTCTGCTTTCATCTACTCACCTATCCgactatccacccatccacccattcatccatccacccgcccatccacccactcacgcATCaattcatccacccattcatccgtTCACCTACCTATCCACCCATTCACCAACCTATCCACCCATTCACCAACCTATCCACcaattcacccatccacccatccacccactcatccatccacccatccacccattcatccacccacccatccacccactcacccactcaattcacccacccattcatctgttCACCTACCTATCCACCCATTCACCAacctatccatccattcacccattcacccatccacccatccacccactcatccatccacccactcatccatccacccatccacccattcatccatccacccacccatccacccactcacgcACTCAattcacccacccattcatccgtTCACCTACCTACACACCCATTCACCAACCTATCCACCCATTCACCAACCTATCCACCCATTCACCAACCTattcacccattcacccatccacccactcatccatccacccatccacccattcatccacccacccatccacccactcacccactcaattcacccacccattcatctgttCACCTACCTATCCACCCATTCACCAacctatccatccattcacccattcacccatccacccactcatccatccacccatccacccattcatccatccacccacccatccacccactcacccactcaattcacccacccattcatccatccacccactcatccatccacccatccacccattcatccacccacccatccacccactcacccactcaattcacccacccattcatccgtTCAGCTACCTATCCACCCATTCACCAacctatccatccattcacccattcacccattcacccactcatccatccacccatccacccattcatccatccacccacccatccacccactcacccactcaattcacccacccattcatccatccacccacccacccatccacccattcatccgtTCACCTACCTATCCACCCATTCACCAAcctatccacccattcacccattcacccatccacccactcatccacccactcatccatctacccacccattcacccatccacccacccatccatccacccatccacccacccatccatccacccaccgatccacccattcatccattcacacaCCTATGCATCCATTCCCCCGTCCATCCACTTATTCATCCATctactcacccatccacccattcatccatccacccacccattcatccacccatctacccacacATCTACTTAtctacccacccattcatccacccatctacccacacatttattcacccacccacccacccacccatgcatCTACATATTGCACAAACATTCTCTGTGCTCAGCTCAGGGCAGGATGGTAAATGTCCTAGCGGGGTTTGCTGTCTCTGGGAGAAGATGAACCACTGAATGGTCTGGGACAATCCAGGAGGCTTAGCGGTGTTTTCCCGGTGTTATGGGAGCACTGGGGAAGGAGTCAGGCTGCTTCCCAGGGGAGGCAGCACTTGTCCTGAGAGGGGAAGGTTAGATAAGAGTGGGGATTCATAAGGAAGCAGGGAAGATGTTTTGGTCATTGGGACcagcagtgcaaaggccctgaggtgagcCCAGCATCATCTGGTCCGTGTCTCGCCGGGAGGCCACCAGCCAAGTCAGTGGTGAACGCAGCCCTGCCCCCTCTTCTAGGCAGATGTGGCTGGTGGGTGCTATGTTGGATGAGGCTGGTGTAGAGGGCTGGTGGCAGGGCAGGGGCATGGCAGGAGGCCCAGCCAGGCCCCAGATGGCTCCTGAGTGGGTGGTGGGGTCTGGCTGCCAAGAGCATCCGGTCTGCCTTCTCCCCTTGGCCTCTGCCCCTCAGCTTGTCGGTTCCATGTCTGTGTCTGCTTCTCCCCAGCATGGCTCACTCTTTCGGGGAGAGCTACCGGGTGGGGAGCACCTCTGGCATCCACGCCATCACCGTCTTCTGCTCCTGGGACTACAAGGTGACGCAGAAGCGGGCCTCCCGCCTCCAGCAGGACAACATCCGCACCCGGCTGAAGGTGAGTGGCCCTGGAGCACCAAGCTGACCTGCCCAGTTCCCTGCAGGCCTGGCCCTGGCTCCGCTTAGGACCACGTGGCCAGAACCACGGTCTACAGGCTCCGCTTAGGACCACGTGGCCAGAACCACGGTCTACAGGGAGGGCCGTCTGTCCGTGGCTGAACTTGGGGTGCTGGGCGGGTGTGGTCTTCTGCTTGCGGTGATGGGGCAGCCCCTGAGTTTTCGCCGGTACACACCCCTCAGTTAGGGGCTGCCTCTGTTGTCTGCTAGCGGGTAGTAGCACCATGGCCCAGTGAGCACCCGGGAGCCTGCTCTGAGGCCTCAGGCCCCAGCTGACACATGCTCCCTGGCTGGCGTTAGCTTGGTGGCCACACAAGCCCAGTGGGTGAGgactgtcatttttttctgtggctcagtgaggagactgaggcatagaGGCCAAGGCCCTTGCAGAGGTTGCGGGGCCAGGAGGCTGCAGAGCTGGGCCTCGCGGAACATTCTCTGCCTTTCTGGGGTTCCGTGCTTCAAGGAACTCAGAGCTGTGACCTGTCATGAGCCATTTCATGGGGGGCTTCTGGTCACTGGGGGCCACCCATATCCACAGGGAACAGGAAAGGACCTCTGAGCaaggccccagccccagccccagccccagccccagcgggcagggctggggaagcagCTAGAGAGGGGTTGAGGCAGGCCTCGGAAGTGAATGCCGGCCCAGGCACAGGGACCTCTTGGCAGGGGACTGGGTCCTCTCTGTCTGGAGGGAGGGCCCTCAGCAGATGAAAAGGCAGGTGGGGCATGGGGGACTGACCCTCTGTCCTGGTTCAAGCCTCTTGGTGTGTCTCGTGTGTGTTGTGTGCCTTGTGCTGTATCTGCACATCTGCACGTGTCCGTGCTCTGGTGTGGGTGACGGGGACATGGTGCCGCCTGCAGGAGCTGCTGGCTGAGTGGCAGCTGCGGCAGAGCCCCAGGAGCGTGtgcgggaggctgcggcaggcggCCGCGCTGGGGCTTGCATGGCTGCTGTGTCTGGGGACCGCGCTGGGCTGCGCTGTGGCCATCCACGTCTTCTCAGAGTTCTTGATCCAGGTGCGGGGATGGGGGGAGCCTGGCCCTTGCTTGGAACGTGTCCCCAGCAACTCTGGGCACCTGCCCCCTGGGGAGGCAGCCttgcctcccctcctccacccagccAGCCCAGGGTGCCATGTATGCTGTGCCCTGTGCTGGGGCTCCCTCCCAGCCCCACTTCTCGCCCCTTTTCCTAT is from Macaca thibetana thibetana isolate TM-01 chromosome 16, ASM2454274v1, whole genome shotgun sequence and encodes:
- the TMC6 gene encoding transmembrane channel-like protein 6 isoform X2 → MAQPLAFILDVPETPGDQGQEPSPYDESEVHDSFHQLIQEQSQWAAQEGLELQQREQEATGSGQQTLRRPEGTQSTATLRILASMPSRTIGRSRGAIISQYYSRTVQLRRRSSRPLLGNFVLSARPSLRLYDLELDPTAREEEEKQSLLVKELQSLAVAQRDHMLRGMPLSLAEKRSLREKSRTPRGKWRGQQGSGGVCSCCGRLRYACVLALHSLGLALLSSLQALTPWRYALKRIGGQFGSSVLSYFLFLKTLLAFNALLQLLLVAFIVGPQVAFPPALPGPAPICTGLELLTGAGCFTHTVMFYGHYSNATLNQPCGSPLDGSQCTPRAGGLPYNMPLAYLYTVGAGFFITCITLVYSMAHSFGESYRVGSTSGIHAITVFCSWDYKVTQKRASRLQQDNIRTRLKELLAEWQLRQSPRSVCGRLRQAAALGLAWLLCLGTALGCAVAIHVFSEFLIQSPEAAGQEAALLVLPLVVGLLNLGAPYLCRVLAALEPHDSPVLEVYVAICRNLILKLAILGTLCYHWLGRRVAVLQDQCWEDFVGQELYRFLVMDFVLMLLDTLFGELVWRIISEKKLKRRRKPEFDIARNVLELIYGQTLTWLGVLFSPLLPAVQIIKLLLVFYVKKTSLLANCQAPRRPWLASHMSTIFLTLLCFPAFLGAAIFLCYAVWQVKPSSTCGPFRTLDSMYEAGRVWVRYLEAAGPRVSWLPWVHRYLVENTFFVFLVSALLLAVIYLNIQVVRGQRRVICLLKEQISNEGEDKIFLINKLHSIYERKEREERSRVGTTEETAAPPTLLTDERDD
- the TMC6 gene encoding transmembrane channel-like protein 6 isoform X3; the protein is MAQPLAFILDVPETPGDQGSQEPSPYDESEVHDSFHQLIQEQSQWAAQEGLELQQREQEATGSGQQTLRRPEGTQSTATLRILASMPSRTIGRSRGAIISQYYSRTVQLRRRSSRPLLGNFVLSARPSLRLYDLELDPTAREEEEKQSLLVKELQSLAVAQRDHMLRGMPLSLAEKRSLREKSRTPRGKWRGQQGSGGVCSCCGRLRYACVLALHSLGLALLSSLQALTPWRYALKRIGGQFGSSVLSYFLFLKTLLAFNALLQLLLVAFIVGPQVAFPPALPGPAPICTGLELLTGAGCFTHTVMFYGHYSNATLNQPCGSPLDGSQCTPRAGGLPYNMPLAYLYTVGAGFFITCITLVYSMAHSFGESYRVGSTSGIHAITVFCSWDYKVTQKRASRLQQDNIRTRLKSPEAAGQEAALLVLPLVVGLLNLGAPYLCRVLAALEPHDSPVLEVYVAICRNLILKLAILGTLCYHWLGRRVAVLQDQCWEDFVGQELYRFLVMDFVLMLLDTLFGELVWRIISEKKLKRRRKPEFDIARNVLELIYGQTLTWLGVLFSPLLPAVQIIKLLLVFYVKKTSLLANCQAPRRPWLASHMSTIFLTLLCFPAFLGAAIFLCYAVWQVKPSSTCGPFRTLDSMYEAGRVWVRYLEAAGPRVSWLPWVHRYLVENTFFVFLVSALLLAVIYLNIQVVRGQRRVICLLKEQISNEGEDKIFLINKLHSIYERKEREERSRVGTTEETAAPPTLLTDERDD
- the TMC6 gene encoding transmembrane channel-like protein 6 isoform X1, which gives rise to MAQPLAFILDVPETPGDQGSQEPSPYDESEVHDSFHQLIQEQSQWAAQEGLELQQREQEATGSGQQTLRRPEGTQSTATLRILASMPSRTIGRSRGAIISQYYSRTVQLRRRSSRPLLGNFVLSARPSLRLYDLELDPTAREEEEKQSLLVKELQSLAVAQRDHMLRGMPLSLAEKRSLREKSRTPRGKWRGQQGSGGVCSCCGRLRYACVLALHSLGLALLSSLQALTPWRYALKRIGGQFGSSVLSYFLFLKTLLAFNALLQLLLVAFIVGPQVAFPPALPGPAPICTGLELLTGAGCFTHTVMFYGHYSNATLNQPCGSPLDGSQCTPRAGGLPYNMPLAYLYTVGAGFFITCITLVYSMAHSFGESYRVGSTSGIHAITVFCSWDYKVTQKRASRLQQDNIRTRLKELLAEWQLRQSPRSVCGRLRQAAALGLAWLLCLGTALGCAVAIHVFSEFLIQSPEAAGQEAALLVLPLVVGLLNLGAPYLCRVLAALEPHDSPVLEVYVAICRNLILKLAILGTLCYHWLGRRVAVLQDQCWEDFVGQELYRFLVMDFVLMLLDTLFGELVWRIISEKKLKRRRKPEFDIARNVLELIYGQTLTWLGVLFSPLLPAVQIIKLLLVFYVKKTSLLANCQAPRRPWLASHMSTIFLTLLCFPAFLGAAIFLCYAVWQVKPSSTCGPFRTLDSMYEAGRVWVRYLEAAGPRVSWLPWVHRYLVENTFFVFLVSALLLAVIYLNIQVVRGQRRVICLLKEQISNEGEDKIFLINKLHSIYERKEREERSRVGTTEETAAPPTLLTDERDD